Within Diabrotica virgifera virgifera chromosome 7, PGI_DIABVI_V3a, the genomic segment ttaatataaacattaacataatttttttttattaacataattatttatacagggtgcccaaaaaattttttttttaattacctacattaattgagacaaaaagaagagtgtagctaatttattgcaaaatacatttgactgctgtcagaaaatagcaaaaaatattaatttgaaaaataaagatggcttttcgcttaaattaaatgttcaactGTTCAATGTTCAactgaaaaacaatatttatttttatcaaatacACATTTATTCCtattttcggacaacagtaaaatgtatttcgaattaaataaattatatacatttttatttttgtctcaattaatttaattaaaaaaaatgttttttgggcaccctgtataaataattattttaatgtttatattagtgcaTAGAGCATTGAATAACTGAATAACCTTTGGAATGAGGTATAACACGACCGCTATtcttatctaaaaaaaaatatcgattacgtcagcacgcccagatggatgacgtcactagtatgacatatatgccaaaaaattataatttaaaaataaaaatcgtccTGTTTCGGGTATTATCTCTAGAgtcgcctattctcgagaaaatgaatttattccaactcaaacgtcctcactgtatattaaGCTATCTGTCCGTCACAAGCTTAAAAAACCTAATGAAAGATGCAATTCAACTGTCGTCATTTTGAAACGGAAGAAAATAATCACACAAAAACATAGCAATATTCTGAGTGACATGAGAGCTTTCAAATAAACAGTGTGTATGATTCAAATAATCACATGCCGTATATTCTCATTTAAACTAAATTTCGATGACGTCATATTTTTAGATGTCAATAAAAACCAAATAATTCTTTCAAAATGTTACTTTTTTGAAAAGTATCAGTAATACAAATTACTTACTTGCAGTAATGCAATAGTTGTTTTTTAAGTGGTCactgcaaatataaaaatttttgttatattttaaaatataacaaaaccaTCTTCTAAACCATCGATCCATAATATTTACTCCGTTTTAGTTGAAAAGAATGCAATTGTACTCCATCAGCAGATTTTGTACACATTTTTATACAACATTTACGCcagcttttatttatttttttttattcgcatattttttataagaaaaagtcgcatccacctaatggttattagcgacggaacaataCATAGGTTAAACAAAAATGTGGTATAATATAAGTATAGTACAATGGTAAGGTTACATGCATTATCTACAAAAACttgttatattttattgaatACACCAActgtttttaaaaagtcaattaaaTTTTTGGTTCTTTATTATTGGCACCCAGAACAGACATATTTGATACGATATTAAAATCAATACGTTCTTGTGTATATTTTTGGCATTCAATGTTTGACAGTTACTTGTGTGTTACACGATTCACAAATAGGTGGTTCAGATCTTGAGAACAAATATGAGTAAGTAAGTCTGGTATGGCTTAGTCGTAGGCGGTTGAAAACTGCTTGCTCATAGCAACTTTTATAAACTGTTTTGACTCTTTTTACTGTGTCTTTAATTGGTCTAAGTTTTAAATTTGAGTTTTGCTATTCATCGAGCCAGTCATTTAACACATATTGTTTTAACAACACTTTCAAGTCTTTAGGGGCATATTGTAATACCGTTTCTGAATCCGCACCAGTCACTGCACTACGCGCACTTGAGTCTGCATCTTCATTTCCAAGGAGTCCAAATGAAGTTGACTATTCTACCATTTTGTTGAGATAAGTGAAACTCCAACGACTGCGGGAAAGTCGAAATAAGTGGTACTAAAATTGCAACTCCCTCACTTGCGCGAGCTGTGTTAGTTCGGTCTTTACGAAAGCATGTAAAATGTATTTGCGAATATGGGTTAGAAGATACAGGATTAGTTTCCTGTAGACATATAATTTCGGGACAGTGTTCTGATTGAATGATATTGAGCATTGGTAAGCGATGGAAAAGCCCATCAACATTCCACTGTAAAATTGAGTTGAATGTTATGTTTCAGTTGAAGAGAGTTCACTCTCAGTAGTAGCTTCTTCACCGAGAAAACGTAGCAGTAGGGTTTTTAGCCTTGTAAAACGATATTTTGTGGCTCTGTCTGGAATATATTGATAAGAGACGGTAAGCAAATTTACGAGACCAAGGAAATCAGATGTGAATTCTTTAACAATTTCAATAGGAGATTGGCTGCCTTGAATATTTTCAATAAGCATCATTAATTGGTCATAGCTTAAAATGGACGGTGTTGATTGTTTACTTAGATATGATTCAAGTGATTCGGGGATAGGTAATGAGCGTTtaggttttttattcttttgagTTTTTGTTTTATGAGGCTGAGCAGGAAGAAGAAATGTTTGATTATCAACGACATTTTCAACAGGTGGAGATAATGTTTCCTCTATGGTTCGTTTGGTGGAGGGACAGGGTGATTCTTTCGTGATCGCTAGTGAAGTCTGTGAAATTATCTCTATATTTTCGGCTGTAGCAGAAGATTCCAGTGGAGTATTTTCGTTAGTTTTTAAATCTTGGGTTGCTTCAGAAACGGGCTGTATAATTTCCACTGATGTAGAGTTAGAGGTGTTTGGTATGGATACTTGTggaaatatttcggtatttttattttgatcattATTAGAAGTTTGGTCTACTTGATTACCAGCATTGGTAGGAGAGTCAGAAGATTGAACAGTAGGGGGAGTTAAGGGTCCTGAAGGCTgagaagaagaatttttattgCTTGGACAGTTACTAGCAATgtgatttatttgtttacatatataGCATGTCATACTATCCTGCGAAATGAATATTCTATAATTAGTATTATCATAATTCAGAAGAATTGAATTTGGGATCGTCGTGTTATGCGGACTAATAAACACTTGCCTTCTAAAACTTTTTATATGGCTATATTCTGGAAG encodes:
- the LOC126888074 gene encoding uncharacterized protein LOC126888074; this encodes MSSDVTIQDVPANKSYSTAASQQNFFPGKENAILFSAINNTPLQDYLISLGNLINPKNILFSSRLSNNRICMYLSSKQAVEDFMTNYGSIQVNGETVRARRLITPAERIVLSNVCPSIPHEVIIQELKHLGLNLVSPITFLKISASLPEYSHIKSFRRQVFISPHNTTIPNSILLNYDNTNYRIFISQDSMTCYICKQINHIASNCPSNKNSSSQPSGPLTPPTVQSSDSPTNAGNQVDQTSNNDQNKNTEIFPQVSIPNTSNSTSVEIIQPVSEATQDLKTNENTPLESSATAENIEIISQTSLAITKESPCPSTKRTIEETLSPPVENVVDNQTFLLPAQPHKTKTQKNKKPKRSLPIPESLESYLSKQSTPSILSYDQLMMLIENIQGSQSPIEIVKEFTSDFLGLVNLLTVSYQYIPDRATKYRFTRLKTLLLRFLGEEATTESELSSTET